GCGGAGGCCTATCATCTCGGCATCCCGGTCCAGCGGGTCAAGGCGCTGGCGATCCTGCTCGTGGCGCTCGCGGTTGGTGCGAGCGTCGCGGCGGCCGGGCTGATCGGCTTCGTCGGCATTGTCGTGCCGCATCTGGTGCGGCTCGCGGTGGGTCCTGACCATCGCCTTTTGCTGCCGCTCTCGGCGCTGGGCGGCGCGATCCTGCTCGTCGGGGCCGATATCGTCGCGCGCCTGGTCGTCGCTCCGGCCGAATTGCCGATCGGCATCGTCACGGCGGCGATCGGCGCGCCGTTCTTCCTGTGGCTGCTGCTGCGCCGCGCGGGGCCGCTCGATGTCTGAAACCGACCGTAGCGTGCTCGTCCAGGCGCGCGGGCTTTGCTTCTCGGCCGGCGGGCGCGCCCTGGTGCGTGACGCCTCGCTCGATCTGGCGCCGGGTACGACGACCATCCTGATCGGGCCCAATGGGGCCGGCAAGTCGACGCTGCTCAAGCTGATGACCGGCGAGGCGAAGCCTTCCGGCGGCGAGATCCGTCTCGACGGGGAAGCGCTGGCGGCCATTCCGGCCTGGCGGCTGGCCTGCCAGCGGGCCGTGATGGCGCAGCATGCGCGGCTGGTGTTTCCGTTCAGCGTCTATGAAGTCGCGAGCCTCGGCGTCGACGGGATCGGCCGGGCGATGACGCGGCTGCGGCGCGATGCACTGGTCGGCGAAAGCCTCGCGGCTGCGGGCGTGCTCGATCTGGCCGGGCGGGCCTATCAGACACTCTCCGGCGGCGAGCAGCAGCGCGTGCAGTTCGCGCGGGTGCTGTGCCAGATCGAGGCCGGGCGCAGCGTGGCGAGCCGGCAGGCGCTGTTCCTCGACGAGCCGATCGCCAGCCTCGACCTCTGCCACCAGCTCGCCCTGCTCGACATGGCGCGGGCCGTCGCATCGCGCGGCGTGGCGGTGCTGATCGTGCTGCACGACCTCAACCTCGCCGTGACCTATGCCGACCATCTAGTGGTGATGGATCAGGGTCAGATCATTGCGCAGGGCGCTCCGGCGAAGACGCTGGACGACGCGCTGCTGCGCCAGGTCTTCAAGGTCGATCTCTCGCTCAGCCGGGCGCCCGTGCCGGGGCTGCCCTTCCTGCTGCCGCAGCAGCATCGCGCCAGCCCCGCCGCCTGAACCGAGGCCCGTTTCAGCGACGATTCATCCTGAATCAAGGCTTCACCATATCGTTCAACCGCTGATTCAGCGGTGAAGCTGCAGCCTCCGCCCGGAAATGCGGGAGGGAGAGTGGCGATGGTGTCCAGGCGTGCAGCGATGGAAATGGTGTGGGCCGCGGCCCTGGCCCTGCCGTTCTGGGCGGCCACGGCCGGCGAGGGCGAAGCGCGCGAGATCGTGCAGGCCCCCGACCCGCGCTATCGGCCCGGCACGATCGTGATCCGCACGGGCGAGCGAAGGCTCTATCTGGTCACCGCGCCGGGCGAGGCGATCCGCTACACCATCGCCGTCGGCAAGGCCGGCAAGCAGTGGCAGGGCGTCAAATATGTCGAGGAGATGCAGGTCGATCCGGCCTGGGCGCCGCCGGCTTCGGTGAAGCGCGACAATCCGCGCCTGCCCGACGTCATTCCCGGAGGATCGCCGCGCAACCCGATGGGCGCGCGGGTGATCGGGCTGGGGCCAGGCGGCGAATACGCGATCCACGGCACCAACATGCCGGGCACGGTCGGCACCGCCGCCTCCTATGGCTGCTTCCGCATGCACAACCACGACGTCGCCGACCTCTACGAGCGCGTCCGCATGGGCACGCCTGTCGTCGTCCTGCCCTGAGGCGCGACGGCTAGAGCGGCACGCCGGAGGGCAGCGGCTGGCCTGAGAAGAAGGCCTCGAGATTGCGCAGCAGGAGCTCCTGTTGCGCCGCCTGGGCGCTGTCGGCCATCGCCGCGATGTGCGGCGTGAGCACCGCATTGTCGAGCGCCTTCAGCCGGTCCGGCACATTCGGCTCCGCTTCAAAAACGTCGAGCCCGGCCCCCGCGATCACGCCCTGCTCCAGAGCCGTGCACAGCGCCTCCTCGTCGACGGCGATGCCGCGCGAGATGTTGACGAGATGGCCCTGCGGCCCAAGCGCCCGCAGGACGTCCGCATCGACCGCGTGCCGGTTCTCAGCGCTGGCGCGCACCGCGACCATCAGCACATCAGACCATTCCGCCAGCCCGACAAGGCTGTCCTCGTAGCGATAGGACAGGTCCGCGCGCCGCGCGCGGTTGTGATAGGCGATCTCCATGCCCAGCGCGGCCGCGATGGTGGCGATGCGACCACCGATGGCGCCGAGCCCGTAGATGCCGAGCCGGCGACCGCGCAGCCCGGGGACGATGGGCATGCGCTCGATGGCGTTGCCCTGCCAGCGTCCGGCGCGGATGAAGCGGTCTCCCTTGCCGATCTGGCGGACGCTGGCCAGCATCAGCCCGATGGCGAATTCGGCCACCGCATCGGCATTTGCGTCGGCGGCGTTGCTGAGCAGGACGCTGCGCGCCTGCGCATGGGCCTGGTCGACCCCCTCGATGCCGGTGCCGTAGCAGGCGATCAGCCCGAGCTGCGGCAGCGCGTCGATCAGGGCCGCATCGGTGCGCCAGCCGCCGACGGTCAGCAGCACGCGGGCGGCCTCCGCGCCCTGCGGCAGGGCCTCTGGAACGGGCCGCTCCATCGGGCCGAGCACGATGTAGTCCTGCTGCAACCGTGCGATCAGGGAGGCCGGCATCTTGGGGGCCATCAGGATGGTGGGCTTCATCGTCGCATCGTCTCCGGTCGATGCTGCATCGCAGCATTCCGGGTGACGCGGCTCAACCACCGCCAGCGCGCAGGCGGCATCCGTTTCCTGCATCCCAAGCGGTTCTTGCTGTGAGTCAAAAATGCGCCCGGGCGGGCCGGCGCCTATCGACAGTGCGTAAATCCGCGTTAACGTTTGGTCGCGCGACAGACACAACCGGGCGCGGCGCCGCTCGGAGCAAGAGGGGCTAACGATGGATCATCTGGCCGACGTCAAGAAATTCGCCAAGAAGCCGCTCAACGAAGCGGCCTTCGCCGGTATGGCGAAGTCGTACGCACTCGTGATGAGCAAGCCTGACACCCGCTATGTCGCCTGTTCCGACGCCGCCGAGCTGGAGC
This portion of the Bosea sp. OAE506 genome encodes:
- a CDS encoding L,D-transpeptidase, with the protein product MVSRRAAMEMVWAAALALPFWAATAGEGEAREIVQAPDPRYRPGTIVIRTGERRLYLVTAPGEAIRYTIAVGKAGKQWQGVKYVEEMQVDPAWAPPASVKRDNPRLPDVIPGGSPRNPMGARVIGLGPGGEYAIHGTNMPGTVGTAASYGCFRMHNHDVADLYERVRMGTPVVVLP
- a CDS encoding heme ABC transporter ATP-binding protein encodes the protein MSETDRSVLVQARGLCFSAGGRALVRDASLDLAPGTTTILIGPNGAGKSTLLKLMTGEAKPSGGEIRLDGEALAAIPAWRLACQRAVMAQHARLVFPFSVYEVASLGVDGIGRAMTRLRRDALVGESLAAAGVLDLAGRAYQTLSGGEQQRVQFARVLCQIEAGRSVASRQALFLDEPIASLDLCHQLALLDMARAVASRGVAVLIVLHDLNLAVTYADHLVVMDQGQIIAQGAPAKTLDDALLRQVFKVDLSLSRAPVPGLPFLLPQQHRASPAA
- a CDS encoding NAD(P)-dependent oxidoreductase → MKPTILMAPKMPASLIARLQQDYIVLGPMERPVPEALPQGAEAARVLLTVGGWRTDAALIDALPQLGLIACYGTGIEGVDQAHAQARSVLLSNAADANADAVAEFAIGLMLASVRQIGKGDRFIRAGRWQGNAIERMPIVPGLRGRRLGIYGLGAIGGRIATIAAALGMEIAYHNRARRADLSYRYEDSLVGLAEWSDVLMVAVRASAENRHAVDADVLRALGPQGHLVNISRGIAVDEEALCTALEQGVIAGAGLDVFEAEPNVPDRLKALDNAVLTPHIAAMADSAQAAQQELLLRNLEAFFSGQPLPSGVPL